From the genome of Symphalangus syndactylus isolate Jambi chromosome 5, NHGRI_mSymSyn1-v2.1_pri, whole genome shotgun sequence, one region includes:
- the GPR19 gene encoding probable G-protein coupled receptor 19 — MVFAHRMDNSKPHLIIPTLLVPLQNRSCTETATPLPSQYLMELSEEHSWMSNQTDLHYVLKPGEVATASIFFGILWLFSIFGNSLVCLVIHRSRRTQSTTNYFVVSMACADLLISVASTPFVLLQFTTGRWTLGSAMCKVVRYFQYLTPGVQIYVLLSICIDRFYTIVYPLSFKVSREKAKKMIAASWIFDAAFVTPVLFFYGSNWDGHCNYFLPSSWEGTAYTVIHFLVGFVIPSVLIILFYQKVIKYIWRIGTDGRTVRRTMNIVPRTKVKTIKMFLILNLLFLLSWLPFHVAQLWHPHEQDYKKSSLVFTAITWISFSSSASKPTLYSIYNANFRRGMKETFCMSSMKCYRSNAYTITTSSRMAKKNYVGISEIPSMAKTITKDSIYDSFDREAKEKKLAWPINSNPPNTFV; from the coding sequence atgGTTTTTGCTCACAGAATGGATAACAGCAAGCCACATTTGATTATTCCTACACTTCTGGTGCCCCTCCAAAACCGCAGCTGCACTGAAACAGCCACACCTCTGCCAAGCCAATACCTGATGGAATTAAGTGAGGAGCACAGTTGGATGAGCAACCAAACAGACCTTCACTATGTGCTGAAACCCGGGGAAGTGGCCACAGCCAGCATCTTCTTTGGGATTCTGTGGTTGTTTTCTATCTTCGGCAATTCCCTGGTTTGTTTGGTCATCCATAGGAGTAGGAGGACTCAGTCTACCACCAACTACTTTGTGGTCTCCATGGCATGTGCTGACCTTCTCATCAGCGTTGCCAGCACGCCTTTCGTCCTGCTCCAGTTCACCACTGGAAGGTGGACGCTTGGTAGTGCAATGTGCAAGGTTGTGCGATATTTTCAATATCTCACTCCAGGTGTCCAGATCTACGTTCTCCTCTCCATCTGCATAGACCGGTTCTACACCATCGTCTATCCTCTGAGCTTCAAGGTGTCCAGAGAAAAAGCCAAGAAAATGATTGCAGCATCGTGGATCTTTGATGCAGCCTTTGTGACCCCTGTGCTCTTTTTCTATGGCTCTAACTGGGACGGTCATTGTAActatttcctcccttcctcttgggAAGGCACTGCCTATACTGTCATCCACTTCTTGGTGGGCTTTGTGATTCCATCTGtcctcataattttattttaccaaaaggtcataaaatatatttggagAATAGGCACAGATGGCCGAACAGTGAGGAGGACAATGAACATTGTCCCTCGGACAAAAGTGAAAACTATCAAGATGTTCCTCATTTTAAATCTGTTGTTTTTGCTCTCCTGGCTGCCTTTTCATGTAGCTCAGCTATGGCACCCCCATGAACAAGACTATAAGAAAAGTTCCCTTGTTTTCACAGCTATCACATGGATATCCTTTAGTTCTTCAGCCTCTAAACCTACTCTgtattcaatttataatgccaatttTCGGAGAGGAATGAAAGAGACTTTTTGCATGTCCTCTATGAAATGTTACCGAAGCAATGCCTATACTATCACAACCAGTTCAAGGATGGCCAAAAAAAACTACGTTGGCATTTCAGAAATCCCTTCCATGGCCAAAACTATTACCAAAGACTCGATCTATGACTCATTTGACAGAGAAGCCAAGGAAAAAAAGCTTGCTTGGCCCATTAACTCAAATCCACCAAATACTTTTGTCTAA